Proteins encoded within one genomic window of Hyalangium minutum:
- the argC gene encoding N-acetyl-gamma-glutamyl-phosphate reductase, with amino-acid sequence MANKVKAVLIGGTGYGGAEILRRLLFHPNVEVIRITSVDNIGKKVGDVHLNLAGLSDLTFQQLAPSEAVAGADVTFLAMPHKTTAQVVMEILSSGTRIVDLSGDFRLRDPAAYAKYYGVPHPAPQHLTDGTFVYGMPELNREAIRKARYVASPGCFATTIALGVMPLAKGGKLSGAIHTVAATGSSGSGANPQITTHHPLRASNLRTYKPLEHQHIPEILQTLRNAGAAQDLSLEFVPVSAPLPRGIFATSFVDVPASTTQEELDALWKQTYGKEPFIRIIGGGRQPEVVGVSGSNYVEVGFTLGPVTGDTRRVVCFSTLDNLVKGGAGQAIQSFNVMMGFDERTTLAEPGLWP; translated from the coding sequence ATGGCCAACAAGGTGAAGGCAGTCCTCATCGGTGGTACCGGCTACGGCGGCGCGGAGATCCTCCGCCGTCTCCTCTTCCACCCGAACGTCGAGGTCATCCGCATCACGTCGGTGGACAACATCGGCAAGAAGGTGGGCGACGTCCATCTCAACCTCGCGGGCCTGTCGGACTTGACCTTCCAGCAGCTCGCGCCCTCCGAGGCCGTGGCCGGCGCGGACGTCACCTTCCTGGCCATGCCCCACAAGACGACGGCCCAGGTGGTGATGGAGATCCTCTCCTCGGGCACGCGCATCGTGGACCTGTCCGGCGACTTCCGCCTGCGCGACCCGGCCGCTTATGCGAAGTACTACGGTGTGCCCCATCCGGCGCCTCAGCACCTCACGGACGGCACCTTCGTCTACGGCATGCCGGAGCTCAACCGCGAGGCCATCCGCAAGGCGCGCTACGTCGCCAGCCCCGGCTGCTTCGCCACCACCATTGCCCTGGGCGTGATGCCGTTGGCCAAGGGCGGCAAGCTGAGCGGGGCCATCCACACCGTGGCGGCCACGGGCTCGTCCGGCAGCGGCGCCAACCCGCAGATCACCACCCACCACCCGCTGCGCGCCAGCAACCTGCGCACCTACAAGCCGCTCGAGCACCAGCACATCCCGGAGATTCTCCAGACGCTCCGCAACGCGGGCGCCGCGCAGGACCTGTCGCTGGAGTTCGTCCCCGTGTCCGCGCCCCTGCCGCGCGGCATCTTCGCCACCTCGTTCGTGGACGTGCCCGCCTCCACCACCCAGGAGGAGCTAGACGCGCTCTGGAAGCAGACGTACGGCAAGGAGCCCTTCATCCGCATCATCGGTGGCGGGCGGCAGCCCGAGGTGGTGGGCGTCTCCGGAAGCAACTACGTGGAGGTTGGCTTCACGCTGGGGCCTGTGACGGGTGATACCCGCCGCGTGGTCTGCTTCTCCACCCTGGACAACCTCGTCAAGGGCGGCGCCGGCCAAGCCATCCAGAGCTTCAACGTCATGATGGGCTTCGACGAGCGCACCACGCTGGCCGAGCCGGGGCTGTGGCCGTGA
- a CDS encoding GNAT family N-acetyltransferase has translation MSNDWTLRPIEPKDDTAVASIIRTVMPEFGASGPGFAIHDTEVDTMSTAYSRPRHAYFVVEQEGRVLGGAGIAPLAGGDPSVCELRKMYFLKEVRGRGVGERLLRRCLDFAREAGYRLCYLETLTGMDQAQKLYERLGFGRIPQAMGNTGHFGCNRFYTLDLSRPSPPTK, from the coding sequence ATGAGCAACGACTGGACCCTGCGCCCCATCGAGCCCAAGGACGACACTGCCGTAGCTTCCATCATCCGGACCGTAATGCCGGAGTTCGGGGCCAGCGGCCCGGGCTTCGCCATCCACGACACGGAGGTGGACACGATGAGCACCGCGTACTCACGGCCTCGGCACGCCTACTTCGTCGTGGAGCAGGAAGGCCGGGTGCTGGGAGGCGCGGGCATCGCGCCGCTGGCGGGCGGAGACCCGTCCGTGTGCGAGCTGCGAAAGATGTACTTCCTGAAGGAGGTGCGCGGCCGTGGGGTAGGCGAGCGGCTGCTGCGGCGGTGCCTCGACTTCGCCCGGGAGGCGGGCTACCGGCTCTGCTACCTGGAGACGCTCACCGGCATGGACCAGGCGCAGAAGCTGTACGAGCGGCTGGGCTTCGGGCGCATTCCCCAGGCCATGGGCAACACGGGGCACTTTGGGTGCAACCGCTTCTACACGCTGGACCTGAGCCGCCCTTCGCCCCCCACGAAGTGA
- a CDS encoding pilus assembly FimT family protein, whose protein sequence is MRGYTLMELMVTVALLALMSAMTAVGLQPLQARYRLRKATDATASLLVRTRQRAIETGRCHQIEVLAGGVPVTGLPGDVLRVSRRRDVDCESPADPLAFVEVERLTLPERMTVRQEGSKALVFRANGRIWDNEPRRFQVGRETALRVIVAVPQGPVCTLENEAEGCP, encoded by the coding sequence ATGCGCGGCTATACCCTCATGGAGCTGATGGTCACCGTGGCGCTGCTCGCCCTGATGAGCGCCATGACCGCCGTCGGGCTGCAGCCGCTCCAGGCCCGCTACCGGCTGCGCAAGGCCACGGATGCTACGGCCTCGCTCCTGGTCCGCACCCGCCAGCGCGCCATCGAGACGGGCCGTTGCCATCAGATCGAGGTCCTCGCGGGCGGCGTTCCCGTCACGGGCCTTCCCGGTGACGTCTTGCGCGTCAGCCGCCGACGGGATGTGGACTGCGAGTCCCCCGCGGATCCGCTCGCCTTCGTCGAGGTGGAGCGCCTCACCCTTCCCGAGCGCATGACGGTGCGCCAGGAGGGCTCGAAGGCCCTGGTCTTCCGCGCCAATGGACGGATCTGGGACAACGAGCCCCGGCGCTTCCAAGTGGGCCGTGAGACAGCTCTGCGTGTCATCGTCGCAGTGCCCCAGGGGCCCGTGTGCACGCTCGAGAATGAGGCGGAGGGCTGTCCGTGA
- the argB gene encoding acetylglutamate kinase: MSGLSDFKGRWFVVKIGGELASDKPKLAASVGAAVRAFLDAGVRVAVIHGGGPQATELTQKLGLTPKMVGGRRVTDEATLEVMKMTLAGQVSVDVAAAFRIAGVPAVCTTGVSAGLVNARKRPAKVITGAGPDPIDLGLVGDVSEVNTALFEKLSEAGVVPVLGSLSGDAQGNVFNINADTVATRVAAKLKAAKLFLVSNVPGVLANKDDPSTRLPTLTPAEAKEKIASGVIQGGMIPKVEESLAMLEEGIEAIHIVGISPVNALLGEAEKAGSFGTAFLRG, from the coding sequence GTGAGCGGGCTCTCGGACTTCAAGGGCCGCTGGTTCGTGGTGAAGATCGGCGGCGAGCTGGCCTCGGACAAGCCCAAGCTGGCTGCCAGCGTGGGCGCCGCCGTGCGCGCGTTCCTGGACGCGGGCGTGCGCGTCGCGGTCATCCACGGCGGTGGGCCCCAGGCCACCGAGCTCACCCAGAAGCTGGGCCTCACCCCGAAGATGGTGGGTGGGCGCCGCGTCACCGACGAGGCCACCCTCGAGGTCATGAAGATGACGCTCGCGGGCCAGGTCTCCGTGGATGTGGCCGCCGCGTTTCGCATCGCCGGTGTGCCCGCGGTGTGCACCACGGGCGTCTCCGCGGGGCTCGTCAATGCGCGCAAGCGGCCCGCCAAGGTCATCACCGGCGCGGGGCCGGATCCGATCGACCTGGGGCTCGTGGGCGATGTCTCCGAGGTGAACACCGCGCTCTTCGAGAAGCTGTCGGAGGCGGGCGTGGTGCCGGTGCTCGGCTCGCTGTCCGGGGATGCGCAGGGCAACGTGTTCAACATCAACGCGGACACGGTGGCCACGCGCGTGGCCGCGAAGCTCAAGGCCGCCAAGCTGTTCCTGGTGTCCAACGTGCCAGGCGTGCTCGCCAACAAGGATGACCCGTCCACCCGGCTGCCCACGCTCACTCCCGCCGAGGCCAAGGAAAAGATTGCCTCCGGCGTGATTCAGGGCGGGATGATTCCGAAGGTCGAGGAGAGCCTCGCGATGCTGGAGGAGGGCATCGAGGCCATCCACATCGTCGGCATCTCTCCGGTCAACGCACTGCTGGGCGAGGCCGAGAAGGCCGGCAGCTTCGGCACCGCGTTCCTGCGCGGCTGA
- a CDS encoding serine/threonine-protein kinase: MLSPGSLVLEGRFRVLRPIGSGGMGEVYLGEQVSLDRKVAIKVLHHDLHKQHGMLERFKREARLLSAVEHPAVVRIIDFGETDDSACLVMELVEGQSLFELLRSGPLDPSRALQVLRQLAEGLAAIHDKGIIHRDLKPENVFLSPTARGEHARLLDFGIARLVEPDADSAVSQVGVVLGTPEYLSPEQAIGARVDARSDLYCFGVVAYRILSGRLPFHGPDARKYIAQHANVAPLPLEQAAPWLASHRPLVALVMRLLEKNPENRFQNAHALAEALAAIASGPLPALTPPGTELSSGGAPVPVPSGTAAFGATSPGPSPSPGPLPPTGSGTAVFGLASDLAVSPSPTAAPPLPQGAPTFSVPWQREHAPSNSPSSGAATASPAVPWDSPPPPTSSSTAAFGVAASAPQTSPQTGSNTAVFGVPPPASPLPPAATGSETAAPVTSAPQPAQQQQPSVLLRRRTGRLGGLGLTVGLLLVGGVGIWLWERSTEVQARRLLEAGKPAEAIRRIDAASASDRKEPSVRELRALALHALKKHDDEHEVLLGLPADHRKDLEDPTLDGLAEDFGADENDKALRKLLSSLPKDGLHDHFETLAEGPASSKQWGALRYLEASQDTEGLDLVELYSTALALENCEVRAKAARRLGALGDKDAVPALKRIAEQPKETAPLGEKNCGQDEATAALQTLQKPN; this comes from the coding sequence GTGCTCTCCCCCGGCTCCCTGGTCCTCGAAGGCCGCTTCCGGGTCCTCCGGCCCATTGGCTCCGGCGGCATGGGCGAGGTGTACCTTGGCGAGCAGGTCTCCTTGGATCGCAAGGTGGCGATCAAGGTGCTCCACCATGATCTGCACAAGCAGCACGGCATGCTGGAGCGCTTCAAGCGTGAGGCCCGCCTGCTCTCGGCGGTGGAGCACCCGGCGGTGGTGCGCATCATCGACTTCGGCGAGACGGATGACTCGGCCTGTCTGGTGATGGAGCTGGTGGAGGGGCAGAGCCTGTTCGAGCTGCTCCGCAGCGGCCCTCTGGACCCCTCACGAGCGCTCCAGGTGCTGCGCCAACTGGCCGAGGGGCTGGCAGCCATCCACGACAAGGGAATCATCCACCGGGACCTCAAGCCGGAGAACGTCTTCCTCTCCCCTACCGCCCGAGGCGAGCATGCCCGGCTGCTGGACTTCGGCATCGCGCGGCTCGTCGAGCCGGACGCCGACAGTGCCGTGAGCCAGGTGGGCGTGGTGCTGGGCACTCCCGAGTACCTGTCCCCCGAGCAGGCCATCGGGGCCCGGGTGGATGCGCGCAGCGACCTCTACTGTTTCGGAGTGGTGGCGTACCGCATCCTGTCTGGGCGGCTCCCGTTCCATGGGCCGGATGCGCGCAAGTACATCGCGCAGCATGCCAACGTGGCGCCGCTGCCGTTGGAGCAGGCCGCACCGTGGCTGGCCTCGCACCGCCCGCTGGTGGCGCTGGTGATGCGGCTGCTGGAGAAGAATCCGGAGAACCGGTTCCAGAACGCGCACGCGCTGGCAGAGGCCCTGGCTGCCATCGCTTCCGGTCCGCTCCCGGCCCTCACACCGCCTGGCACGGAGCTGTCCAGCGGGGGCGCTCCAGTTCCTGTCCCCAGCGGCACGGCGGCCTTCGGAGCCACGTCGCCCGGACCCAGTCCGTCCCCGGGTCCCCTCCCCCCCACGGGGAGTGGCACAGCCGTCTTCGGTCTGGCTTCGGATCTCGCAGTCTCTCCATCGCCGACCGCAGCGCCGCCACTGCCTCAAGGCGCCCCCACCTTCTCGGTTCCCTGGCAACGGGAGCACGCTCCGAGCAACTCCCCCTCGAGCGGAGCAGCCACTGCGAGCCCCGCTGTTCCCTGGGATTCTCCCCCGCCGCCCACAAGCAGCAGCACGGCGGCGTTCGGCGTCGCCGCTTCTGCACCGCAGACATCACCTCAGACCGGAAGCAACACAGCAGTTTTCGGAGTGCCCCCGCCTGCTTCCCCGTTGCCACCTGCGGCAACTGGCAGCGAGACAGCCGCTCCCGTCACATCCGCGCCGCAGCCCGCGCAGCAGCAGCAGCCTTCGGTGCTCTTGCGCCGCCGGACTGGCCGGCTCGGGGGACTGGGCCTGACCGTGGGCCTCCTGCTCGTGGGCGGCGTGGGAATCTGGCTGTGGGAGCGGAGCACGGAGGTGCAGGCCCGGCGGCTGTTGGAGGCAGGCAAGCCCGCCGAGGCAATCCGGCGCATCGACGCGGCCTCCGCATCGGATCGCAAGGAGCCCTCTGTCCGCGAGCTGCGTGCGTTGGCCCTGCACGCACTGAAGAAGCACGACGATGAGCACGAGGTGCTGCTCGGCCTCCCCGCAGACCACCGGAAGGACCTCGAGGACCCGACGCTCGACGGGCTCGCGGAGGACTTCGGCGCGGACGAGAACGACAAGGCGCTGCGCAAGCTGCTGAGCTCACTCCCGAAGGACGGGCTGCACGACCACTTCGAGACGCTGGCGGAGGGCCCGGCCTCCTCGAAGCAGTGGGGCGCGCTGCGCTACCTCGAAGCCTCCCAGGACACGGAGGGGCTGGATCTGGTGGAGCTCTACTCGACGGCGCTGGCCCTGGAGAACTGCGAAGTGCGGGCCAAGGCGGCGCGGAGGCTCGGAGCGCTGGGAGACAAGGACGCGGTGCCCGCGCTCAAAAGAATCGCCGAGCAGCCCAAGGAGACGGCGCCGCTCGGCGAGAAGAACTGCGGTCAGGATGAGGCAACCGCCGCGCTGCAGACGCTGCAGAAACCGAACTGA
- a CDS encoding PilW family protein has translation MVARGSSPARRGFTLVEVLVASAVGLIILTGMMGYLLHRSRMDHQEAQLARLKQDSSLVLGQLGRELRQAGLGRPTRARKDGDRELFPGPLLVADATSLAFVADLPRPDADLNGLSTFAANQFAPPMPDRGVALLNELNGSCDVDSSLPSGCRTDEASLVLPFPGVDCRNSPFTAPSCPWGLKKYQPGEWLVLVDGVGRWVERQVSSNLFSSSASRITLQLNERLPADFFDVPNRGWVASMDRVFYRLRGNTVERKQCWNPVGSFVSASTFSPCSSSADGTAWEPLLRTAVPGGLMFRYFDVQGFELTRLPLSEEDLRRVRRVEVRMSLSAPTQRAPVTYDTFTSVALRH, from the coding sequence ATGGTAGCGCGCGGCTCCTCTCCGGCACGGCGGGGCTTCACGCTCGTTGAGGTGCTCGTTGCCAGCGCCGTGGGGTTGATCATCCTGACGGGAATGATGGGCTACCTGCTGCACCGCTCGCGGATGGATCATCAGGAGGCGCAGCTCGCCCGGCTCAAGCAGGACTCGAGTTTGGTGTTGGGCCAGCTTGGCCGGGAGCTGCGGCAAGCGGGCCTCGGGCGTCCCACGCGGGCCCGGAAGGATGGAGATCGCGAGCTCTTCCCAGGGCCTCTGCTTGTCGCGGACGCGACGTCGCTGGCCTTCGTGGCGGACCTGCCTCGGCCCGATGCGGATCTCAATGGCCTGTCTACCTTCGCCGCCAACCAGTTCGCACCTCCGATGCCCGATCGCGGAGTCGCCTTGCTCAACGAGCTGAACGGGAGCTGTGACGTGGACAGCTCGTTGCCCTCGGGCTGCCGGACGGATGAGGCCTCGCTGGTTCTTCCTTTTCCCGGGGTGGATTGCCGCAACTCGCCCTTCACCGCGCCCTCCTGCCCCTGGGGGCTCAAGAAGTACCAACCCGGCGAGTGGCTCGTGCTGGTGGACGGAGTGGGACGGTGGGTGGAGCGCCAGGTGTCCTCGAACCTGTTCTCCAGCTCGGCGAGCCGCATCACTCTGCAGCTCAACGAGCGGCTGCCCGCAGACTTCTTCGACGTGCCCAATCGCGGCTGGGTGGCCTCGATGGACCGCGTCTTCTACCGGCTTCGGGGCAATACCGTGGAGCGCAAGCAATGCTGGAATCCGGTTGGGAGCTTCGTGTCCGCGAGCACCTTCTCGCCCTGCAGCTCCTCTGCTGACGGCACGGCGTGGGAGCCGCTGCTGCGCACGGCTGTCCCCGGTGGACTCATGTTCCGGTACTTCGATGTGCAGGGCTTCGAGCTCACGCGTCTTCCTCTATCGGAGGAGGACCTCCGGCGGGTCCGGCGCGTGGAGGTGCGGATGAGCCTGAGCGCGCCCACCCAGCGAGCACCCGTCACCTATGACACCTTCACCTCCGTCGCATTGAGGCATTAG